Proteins encoded in a region of the Methyloterricola oryzae genome:
- a CDS encoding Ni/Fe hydrogenase subunit alpha, which yields MYEHLETAANPENLKRVVIEPVTRVEGHGKVTLLLDEDNHVRQARLHIVEFRGFERFIQGRPYWELPVLVQRLCGICPVSHHLAAAKAVDQLVGVDQLTPPAEKLRRMMHFGQTLQSHALHFFHLSTPDLLFGFEDAAAHRNVVSVLKEFPDTGLKGVKLRKYGQEVIRVISGKRVHGSAAIPGGMNKALTPADRDYLLQDIDDTVAWSNEVVALIKDIFLSNVEYHQHFGAFSSNFLSLTGPKGELELYHGGLRARDAAGKTIFDHVDYRNYTQYLREEVKSWSYMKFPHIVELGRENGWYRVGPLARINNCDSIDTPLAEAARQEFMAYGNGEPVRASLAYHWARMIEMLYSAEAIRELLQDPDILSGDLVAKGEKRMEGVGVIEAPRGTLFHHYCINEDDLITRANLIVSTTNNNQAMNEAVRAVAARYLDGKELTEGLLNHLEVAIRAYDPCLSCATHALGKMPLQLELVDAQGALIDSLSRDSEGNFSH from the coding sequence ATGTACGAACATCTGGAAACCGCCGCCAATCCTGAAAATCTGAAGCGTGTCGTCATCGAACCGGTTACCCGCGTCGAAGGTCACGGCAAGGTCACCTTGTTGCTGGACGAGGACAACCATGTCCGCCAGGCGCGGCTGCACATCGTTGAATTTCGTGGCTTCGAGCGTTTCATCCAGGGCCGTCCCTATTGGGAACTGCCGGTGCTGGTGCAGCGATTGTGCGGCATCTGCCCGGTCAGCCATCACCTGGCCGCCGCCAAGGCCGTGGATCAGCTGGTCGGCGTCGACCAGCTGACTCCGCCGGCGGAGAAGCTGCGGCGCATGATGCATTTCGGCCAGACCCTGCAGTCCCACGCCTTGCATTTCTTCCACCTGTCCACGCCGGACCTGCTGTTCGGCTTCGAGGACGCCGCGGCTCACCGCAACGTCGTCAGCGTGCTCAAGGAGTTTCCGGACACGGGGCTGAAGGGCGTCAAGCTGCGCAAATACGGCCAGGAGGTGATCCGGGTCATCAGCGGCAAGCGGGTGCACGGCAGCGCAGCCATTCCCGGCGGCATGAACAAGGCGCTGACGCCGGCCGATCGCGATTACCTGCTGCAGGACATCGATGACACGGTGGCCTGGTCCAACGAGGTGGTGGCCCTGATCAAGGACATCTTCCTGTCCAATGTGGAATACCACCAGCATTTCGGCGCCTTCAGCTCCAATTTCCTCAGCCTCACCGGGCCCAAGGGTGAACTGGAACTCTATCACGGCGGCCTGCGGGCGCGGGACGCGGCGGGCAAGACCATCTTCGACCATGTGGACTACCGCAACTACACCCAGTATCTGCGCGAGGAAGTGAAATCCTGGTCCTACATGAAGTTCCCGCATATCGTGGAACTGGGCCGCGAGAACGGCTGGTACCGGGTTGGACCCCTGGCGCGCATCAACAATTGCGATTCCATCGACACGCCGCTGGCGGAAGCGGCGCGTCAGGAATTCATGGCCTATGGCAATGGCGAGCCGGTGCGCGCTTCCCTGGCCTATCACTGGGCGCGCATGATCGAGATGCTGTACAGCGCCGAGGCCATCCGCGAGTTGCTGCAAGACCCGGATATCCTCAGCGGCGATCTGGTGGCTAAGGGCGAGAAGCGCATGGAAGGCGTCGGCGTGATCGAGGCGCCGCGCGGCACCTTGTTCCATCACTATTGCATCAACGAGGACGATCTAATCACCCGCGCCAATCTGATCGTGTCCACCACCAACAACAATCAGGCGATGAACGAGGCCGTGCGGGCGGTGGCTGCGCGCTACCTGGACGGCAAGGAACTGACTGAGGGCCTGCTGAACCACCTGGAGGTGGCGATACGCGCTTACGATCCTTGCCTGTCCTGCGCCACCCACGCCCTGGGCAAGATGCCCCTGCAACTGGAATTGGTGGACGCCCAGGGCGCGCTGATCGACAGCCTGTCCCGGGATAGCGAAGGCAACTTCAGCCACTAA
- a CDS encoding hydrogenase maturation protease, with product MPVHDVLVFAYGNPSRGDDALGPSALDHLADCAHPGIELLGDFQLQVEHALDLEQRRLVLFIDADASCSAPFRFIRLQPARDRSYTTHAMSPAAVLQVFEDLRGEPPPCFLLGIRGYRFELGEPLSEAARANLEAAARFLDALCVRPDPTHWQSLSQLKSPAVPA from the coding sequence ATGCCCGTGCACGACGTTCTGGTATTCGCCTACGGCAACCCCAGTCGGGGTGATGATGCCCTCGGCCCTTCGGCCCTGGACCATTTGGCGGACTGCGCCCATCCCGGGATTGAACTGCTGGGCGATTTTCAGCTTCAGGTCGAGCACGCATTGGATCTGGAACAGCGGCGGTTGGTCCTGTTCATCGACGCCGACGCGTCGTGTTCGGCCCCCTTTCGTTTCATCAGGCTGCAGCCCGCCAGGGATCGCAGCTATACCACCCACGCCATGAGCCCTGCGGCCGTGCTTCAGGTCTTTGAGGATTTGCGGGGCGAGCCGCCGCCCTGCTTCCTCTTGGGGATACGCGGCTACCGTTTCGAACTGGGCGAGCCCCTGAGCGAAGCGGCTCGGGCGAATCTTGAGGCCGCGGCGCGCTTTCTCGACGCGTTGTGCGTCCGTCCTGACCCCACCCATTGGCAGTCACTGAGCCAGTTAAAGTCGCCCGCCGTGCCGGCTTGA
- a CDS encoding MarR family winged helix-turn-helix transcriptional regulator, giving the protein MRAYPDQATPGSAESEAQHEASPRDVLKRFRLIFRAVQQHSHWVETRTGVSSAQLWALWELSRKPGLRVTELAKAMAVHQSTASNLLEKLVKKGLVTRNRISPDHRVVSLYLTELGQQTLERLPRPAQGILQNALSSLRPEILDSLSRDLDLLIANMNIKDESGALQPIDAKVNAAGEGEI; this is encoded by the coding sequence ATGAGAGCCTATCCCGATCAAGCGACCCCAGGCTCAGCGGAGAGCGAGGCGCAGCATGAAGCCAGCCCCCGGGATGTCCTGAAGCGCTTTCGCCTGATTTTTCGCGCCGTGCAGCAGCACTCGCACTGGGTGGAGACACGAACCGGCGTCAGCAGCGCCCAACTCTGGGCTCTGTGGGAACTGTCGAGAAAGCCCGGGCTCAGGGTCACCGAGCTGGCCAAGGCCATGGCCGTCCATCAGTCCACCGCGAGCAACCTGTTGGAAAAGCTCGTCAAGAAGGGCCTGGTCACGCGCAACCGGATCAGCCCCGATCACCGTGTGGTCAGCCTCTACCTGACCGAACTGGGCCAGCAGACTTTGGAACGGCTACCCCGCCCAGCACAGGGCATCCTGCAGAATGCCTTATCCTCACTGAGGCCTGAAATCCTGGATTCCCTCTCGCGGGATCTGGACCTGCTGATTGCGAACATGAACATCAAGGACGAGAGCGGCGCGCTGCAACCCATTGACGCCAAGGTAAATGCCGCCGGAGAAGGCGAGATCTGA
- a CDS encoding exo-beta-N-acetylmuramidase NamZ family protein, whose amino-acid sequence MKFGIDRLLEEPGLRRPLEGKRLAVLAHPASVTASLVHSLDALAAMPGLQVTAAFGPQHGLRGDKQDNMMESPDFNDPVLGIPVFSLYGQVRRPTDAMMEPFDVMLVDLQDLGCRIYTFITTLRYVLEAAARHGKAVWVLDRPNPVGRPVEGLTLRAGWESFVGAGAMPMRHGLTLGELALWFVRSLKLDVDCQVVAMDGWQPESGPGFGWPLGERPWINPSPNAPNLWMARAYPGTVMLEGTTLSEGRGTTRPLEIFGAPDVAPRELLRRVESLAPQWLSGCRLRECWFEPTFHKHAGALCGGIQIHPEAPFYDHAQFRPWRLQALAFKALRQLSPDYPIWRDFPYEYEFERLAIDLINGSELLRLWVDDPGAHPADLEDLAGADELAWAEERREFLLY is encoded by the coding sequence ATGAAATTCGGAATTGACCGCCTCCTGGAAGAGCCCGGCTTGCGCCGTCCCCTGGAAGGCAAGCGGCTGGCGGTGCTGGCCCACCCGGCTTCGGTGACCGCCAGTCTGGTACACAGTCTCGATGCCTTGGCTGCGATGCCCGGCCTGCAGGTGACGGCCGCCTTCGGCCCCCAGCATGGTCTGCGCGGCGACAAGCAGGACAATATGATGGAGTCGCCGGATTTCAACGATCCGGTCCTGGGCATCCCGGTGTTCAGCCTCTACGGCCAGGTGCGCCGACCCACCGACGCCATGATGGAGCCTTTCGACGTCATGCTGGTGGACCTGCAGGACCTGGGCTGCCGCATCTACACCTTCATCACCACCCTGCGCTACGTGCTGGAGGCGGCTGCCCGCCACGGCAAGGCGGTGTGGGTGCTGGATCGGCCTAATCCGGTGGGAAGGCCGGTGGAAGGCCTGACCCTGCGCGCAGGCTGGGAGAGCTTCGTCGGTGCCGGGGCCATGCCCATGCGTCATGGGCTCACCCTGGGCGAACTGGCCCTGTGGTTCGTGCGTAGCTTGAAGCTGGATGTGGACTGCCAGGTGGTGGCGATGGACGGCTGGCAGCCCGAGTCCGGGCCCGGCTTCGGCTGGCCCCTGGGCGAGCGTCCCTGGATCAATCCCAGCCCCAACGCGCCGAACCTCTGGATGGCACGCGCCTACCCCGGCACGGTGATGCTGGAGGGCACCACGCTCTCGGAAGGACGTGGAACCACCCGGCCTCTGGAAATCTTTGGGGCTCCGGATGTGGCCCCGCGTGAGCTTCTGAGACGCGTGGAGAGCCTTGCGCCGCAGTGGCTGTCGGGTTGCAGACTGCGCGAATGTTGGTTCGAACCCACTTTCCACAAACACGCCGGCGCGCTCTGTGGCGGCATCCAGATCCACCCCGAAGCGCCGTTCTATGACCACGCGCAGTTCCGCCCCTGGCGGCTGCAGGCCCTGGCGTTCAAGGCGCTGCGTCAGTTATCGCCCGACTACCCGATCTGGCGCGATTTCCCCTACGAGTACGAGTTCGAGCGCTTAGCCATCGATCTGATCAATGGCAGTGAACTGCTGCGCCTATGGGTGGATGACCCCGGCGCGCACCCGGCCGATCTGGAAGACCTGGCCGGTGCAGACGAGTTAGCCTGGGCTGAAGAGCGCCGCGAGTTCCTGCTGTATTGA
- a CDS encoding DUF1624 domain-containing protein, giving the protein MNTSAPGTRTFDGRVVAIDLLRGFIMILMALDHTRDFFSSADFNPLDLHKTHAALFLTRWITHFCAPLFIFLSGVSTFLSLTRGGDLAAQSRLLMLRGALLILLELTVIHWFGWTFSIEMREIWVGVLWAIGWSMLCLSLLIRLRREVAATVGILMILGHNLFDGVRPEQWGEWGWLWQVLHAGGGFDFGEGRRFIASYPLIPWIGVMAAGYAFGPVFLAEAAVRRRSLLRWGMLLTCAFVLLRLGNLYGDATTWSAQSSDLFTLFSFIHCTKYPPSLHYLLMTLGPGLLLIALLDRPLPAWLRWVNVFGQVPLFFYLLHLPLIHGLAVLTDYGRYGAVDWQFGWPFAPEELAKPEDHGFGLLIVYLMTAFVVLLLYPLCRWFAGLKRTSRKLWVRLL; this is encoded by the coding sequence ATGAACACAAGCGCTCCTGGAACAAGAACCTTCGACGGCCGGGTCGTCGCCATAGACCTGCTGCGCGGTTTCATCATGATCCTGATGGCTCTAGATCACACCCGCGACTTTTTCAGCAGCGCCGATTTCAATCCCCTGGATTTGCACAAGACCCATGCGGCCCTGTTCCTTACCCGCTGGATCACCCATTTCTGCGCGCCCTTGTTCATTTTTCTGTCCGGCGTGAGCACCTTTTTGTCCCTGACCCGGGGCGGCGACCTAGCGGCCCAGTCGCGGCTGCTCATGCTGCGCGGCGCGCTCTTGATCCTGCTGGAACTCACCGTCATCCATTGGTTCGGCTGGACCTTCAGCATCGAGATGCGCGAGATCTGGGTCGGCGTGCTTTGGGCCATCGGCTGGTCCATGCTCTGCCTGAGCCTCCTCATCCGCCTGCGCCGGGAGGTTGCCGCCACGGTGGGCATACTCATGATCCTCGGACACAATCTGTTCGATGGCGTGCGCCCGGAGCAGTGGGGCGAATGGGGCTGGCTTTGGCAGGTGCTGCATGCGGGCGGCGGCTTCGACTTCGGCGAGGGGCGACGCTTCATCGCCTCCTACCCGCTGATTCCCTGGATCGGCGTCATGGCGGCGGGATACGCGTTCGGCCCCGTGTTTCTGGCGGAAGCCGCCGTCCGCCGGCGGTCGTTGCTGCGCTGGGGCATGCTGCTCACCTGCGCCTTCGTCCTGTTGCGCCTGGGCAACCTCTACGGCGACGCAACCACCTGGTCGGCGCAATCCTCGGACCTGTTCACCCTGTTTTCCTTCATCCACTGCACCAAGTATCCGCCCTCGCTGCACTACCTGCTCATGACCCTGGGTCCCGGCCTGCTGCTGATCGCGCTTCTGGACCGTCCACTGCCAGCATGGCTGCGCTGGGTCAACGTATTCGGACAGGTGCCGCTGTTTTTTTATCTCCTGCACCTGCCCCTCATCCACGGCCTCGCGGTCCTTACGGACTATGGCCGCTACGGCGCGGTGGACTGGCAATTCGGCTGGCCCTTCGCGCCGGAGGAACTGGCCAAGCCCGAGGATCATGGCTTTGGCCTCTTGATTGTCTACCTGATGACCGCCTTCGTGGTGCTGCTGCTCTACCCGCTATGCCGCTGGTTTGCCGGCCTCAAGCGGACGAGCCGCAAGCTCTGGGTGCGGCTGCTGTGA
- the hemB gene encoding porphobilinogen synthase, with translation MTEQTAKHNTFPTTIRPRRMRRDEFSRRLMRESRLSADDLIYPLFLLEGEDRREPVASMPGVSRMSLDHLLREATEAWRLGIPAIALFPVVSQALKSEAAEEAYNPDGLVPRAVQAIKAELPGLGVMTDVALDPYTSHGQDGLIDETGYVVNDATVEVLVRQALCHARAGADIVAPSDMMDGRVGRIRSALEQAGFIHTRILAYSAKYASSYYGPFRDAVGSAGNLGSGNKYSYQMDPANSDEALRELELDIQEGADMVMVKPGMPYLDIVRRVKDHFGMPTFVYQVSGEYAMLKAAAQNGWLDERATVMESLLGFKRAGADGILTYFALQAARWLKEAP, from the coding sequence ATGACGGAACAGACTGCAAAGCATAACACTTTCCCAACGACTATTCGTCCGAGGCGGATGCGCCGGGACGAATTCAGCCGCCGCCTGATGCGAGAATCGCGCCTGTCGGCGGACGATCTGATCTACCCCCTGTTTCTCCTCGAGGGCGAGGACCGGCGCGAACCGGTTGCCTCCATGCCCGGCGTGTCGCGGATGAGCCTGGACCACCTGCTGCGCGAAGCCACCGAGGCCTGGCGCCTGGGCATTCCCGCCATCGCCCTGTTCCCGGTGGTTTCCCAGGCCCTGAAAAGCGAGGCCGCCGAGGAAGCTTACAACCCGGACGGACTGGTGCCGCGCGCGGTTCAGGCTATCAAGGCCGAGTTGCCGGGCCTGGGCGTCATGACCGACGTGGCGCTGGACCCATACACCTCCCATGGCCAGGACGGGCTGATCGACGAGACCGGCTATGTGGTGAACGACGCCACGGTGGAGGTGTTGGTGCGCCAGGCCCTCTGTCACGCCCGTGCCGGCGCCGACATCGTCGCCCCCTCGGACATGATGGACGGCCGGGTCGGGCGCATCCGCAGTGCCCTGGAGCAGGCAGGTTTCATCCACACGCGCATCCTGGCCTACTCGGCCAAGTATGCCTCCAGTTATTACGGCCCCTTCCGCGACGCCGTCGGTTCGGCGGGCAACCTGGGTAGCGGCAACAAGTATAGCTATCAGATGGACCCCGCCAACTCGGACGAAGCCTTGCGCGAGTTGGAGCTGGACATCCAGGAGGGCGCCGACATGGTGATGGTGAAGCCCGGCATGCCCTATCTGGATATCGTGCGCCGGGTCAAGGACCACTTCGGCATGCCGACGTTCGTCTATCAGGTCAGCGGTGAATACGCCATGCTCAAGGCCGCCGCCCAAAACGGCTGGCTCGACGAGCGGGCCACGGTCATGGAGTCCCTCCTGGGCTTCAAGCGTGCCGGCGCGGACGGCATTCTCACCTATTTCGCGCTGCAGGCCGCGCGCTGGCTGAAAGAGGCCCCATGA
- a CDS encoding L-serine ammonia-lyase: MESISAFEIIKLGIGPSSSHTMGPWRAASLFLAELGDVKRVQSLTVRLYGSLAKTGIGHGTDVAVLMGLSGEDYTRIDTTTIPERVAAIKERGRLPLGGSHDLPFEYARDLVFEHAITLPRHANAMSFHAICEGGETLERTYYSLGGGFVAGEQDGSTPSTPPIVTPHPCHSGQDLLANCRKLGLSVSELTYLNEQAWRSQEAIRSQALMLWREIRDCIYRGVHQEGYLPGGLNVRRRAFAIHRKLLQGNGYQTVEEWSDLLRRQSRNFTLVDRWVTCFALAVNEENASFGRIVTAPTNGAAGVIPAVLMYAWCFMDGFDEDKIVRFILTAGEIGTLFKKNATISAAMGGCQAEIGVSSAMAAAGLAEVSGGTPEQVLQAAEIAMEHHLGLTCDPVGGLVQIPCIERNAMGAVKAITAASLALDSDPADARVSLDAVIKTMWETAQDMNSRYKETAEGGLAVHIPVNVPEC; the protein is encoded by the coding sequence ATGGAATCCATCAGCGCCTTCGAAATCATCAAGCTAGGCATCGGCCCCTCCAGTTCGCACACCATGGGGCCCTGGCGGGCCGCGAGCCTGTTTCTGGCGGAACTGGGCGATGTGAAGCGTGTGCAGTCCCTCACCGTCAGGCTCTACGGCTCCCTGGCGAAGACCGGCATAGGGCACGGCACGGACGTGGCAGTCCTGATGGGACTGAGCGGAGAAGACTACACCCGCATCGACACCACCACGATCCCGGAGCGCGTGGCCGCCATCAAGGAGCGTGGCAGGCTTCCACTGGGCGGGAGCCACGACCTGCCCTTCGAGTATGCGCGCGACCTGGTGTTCGAGCATGCCATCACCCTGCCCCGCCACGCCAACGCCATGAGCTTTCACGCCATCTGCGAAGGCGGCGAAACCCTGGAGCGCACCTACTATTCCCTGGGCGGCGGCTTCGTGGCCGGTGAACAAGACGGTTCCACCCCCAGCACGCCGCCCATCGTCACCCCCCATCCGTGCCACAGCGGTCAGGATCTGCTGGCCAATTGCCGCAAGCTCGGGCTCTCCGTGTCCGAACTCACCTATCTCAACGAGCAGGCCTGGCGCAGCCAGGAAGCCATCCGCTCCCAGGCGCTCATGCTGTGGCGGGAGATCCGCGACTGCATCTACCGCGGAGTGCACCAGGAAGGCTATCTGCCGGGCGGCCTGAATGTGAGGCGGAGGGCTTTCGCGATCCACCGCAAGCTGCTCCAGGGCAACGGCTACCAGACCGTGGAGGAATGGTCAGACCTGCTGCGGCGCCAGTCCCGCAATTTCACCCTGGTGGACCGCTGGGTCACCTGCTTTGCCCTGGCCGTGAACGAAGAGAACGCCTCCTTCGGCCGCATCGTTACCGCGCCCACCAACGGCGCTGCCGGCGTGATACCGGCGGTGCTGATGTATGCCTGGTGCTTCATGGACGGATTCGACGAGGACAAAATCGTGCGCTTCATTCTCACCGCGGGCGAGATCGGCACGCTCTTCAAGAAGAACGCCACCATTTCCGCCGCCATGGGCGGCTGTCAGGCGGAAATCGGCGTGTCGTCAGCGATGGCCGCGGCAGGATTGGCGGAAGTTTCGGGAGGCACGCCGGAACAAGTGCTGCAAGCGGCGGAGATCGCCATGGAGCACCATCTGGGGCTGACCTGCGACCCAGTGGGCGGGCTAGTGCAGATTCCCTGCATCGAACGCAATGCCATGGGCGCGGTCAAGGCCATCACCGCGGCCTCCCTGGCCCTGGACAGCGACCCGGCGGACGCGCGCGTCAGCCTGGATGCGGTAATCAAAACCATGTGGGAAACCGCGCAGGACATGAACAGCCGCTATAAGGAAACCGCCGAGGGCGGGCTTGCGGTGCACATCCCGGTCAACGTCCCGGAGTGCTGA
- a CDS encoding DOMON-like domain-containing protein, producing the protein MGFRLEGNLGALRIPQAAEGRFADELWRHTCFELFVALPGLPRYHEFNFSPSGDWAVYAFDRYRQRAFLADMELSALKPELQCAASTAGLELTAQVSLAALSPLHVRSTLRLGLSAVLERKDGPDPLLSYWALVHPDAKPDFHHPESFALTLDEIRN; encoded by the coding sequence GTGGGTTTCCGTCTCGAGGGAAACCTTGGCGCGTTGCGCATCCCGCAAGCGGCGGAAGGGCGGTTTGCGGACGAACTCTGGCGGCACACATGTTTCGAACTGTTCGTCGCGCTTCCGGGCTTGCCACGCTATCACGAGTTCAATTTTTCCCCCTCGGGAGACTGGGCGGTCTATGCGTTCGACCGCTATCGCCAGCGGGCGTTCCTTGCGGACATGGAGCTTTCGGCCCTGAAGCCCGAATTGCAGTGCGCCGCTTCGACCGCAGGGCTGGAATTGACCGCCCAGGTTTCGCTCGCCGCGCTCTCACCCCTGCATGTCCGCTCGACACTCCGGTTGGGCCTCAGCGCCGTGCTGGAGCGCAAGGACGGCCCTGACCCGCTACTTTCCTACTGGGCGCTGGTTCATCCGGACGCCAAACCTGATTTTCACCATCCTGAATCCTTTGCACTGACACTCGATGAAATTCGGAATTGA
- the hemF gene encoding oxygen-dependent coproporphyrinogen oxidase, with translation MKEQPSLEAVKSYLQDLQERICQALEAEEASARFTEDRWEYANGLGGGRSRVLAGGETFEQGGVNFSHVIGQSLPPSATAHRPELAGRGFQALGVSLVIHPLNPYVPTSHANVRFFIAEKEGEAPIWWFGGGFDLTPYYAFPDDVIHWHETARAACLPFGPEVYPRFKKWCDEYFFLKHRQETRGVGGLFFDDVNEWGFESSFAFLRSVGDHYVEAYLPIVRRRKATPYGQRERDFQLYRRGRYVEFNLVYDRGTLFGLQSGGRTESILMSLPPVAHWRYNWKPEEGSAEDDLYQNYLKPRDWL, from the coding sequence ATGAAAGAGCAGCCCAGCCTGGAAGCGGTGAAATCCTATTTGCAGGACCTACAGGAGCGCATTTGTCAGGCTCTGGAAGCCGAGGAAGCGTCCGCCCGCTTCACCGAAGACCGCTGGGAGTATGCCAACGGCCTGGGGGGCGGGCGCAGCCGGGTCCTGGCGGGGGGTGAAACCTTCGAGCAGGGCGGGGTCAACTTTTCCCATGTCATCGGCCAAAGCCTGCCGCCCTCGGCTACGGCGCATCGCCCCGAACTGGCAGGGCGCGGGTTCCAGGCCCTGGGCGTTTCCCTGGTGATTCACCCGCTCAACCCGTACGTACCCACATCGCACGCCAACGTCCGCTTCTTCATCGCGGAGAAAGAGGGTGAAGCGCCCATCTGGTGGTTCGGCGGCGGTTTCGATCTGACGCCCTACTATGCCTTCCCGGACGATGTGATCCATTGGCATGAAACAGCGCGCGCCGCCTGCCTGCCCTTTGGGCCCGAAGTCTACCCCCGGTTCAAGAAATGGTGTGACGAGTATTTTTTCCTCAAGCACCGCCAAGAAACCCGGGGCGTCGGCGGACTGTTCTTCGACGATGTCAACGAATGGGGATTCGAAAGCAGTTTTGCCTTTCTGCGCAGCGTGGGCGACCACTATGTGGAGGCCTATCTTCCTATCGTCCGCCGGCGCAAGGCAACGCCCTACGGGCAGAGGGAGCGTGACTTTCAGCTCTACCGGCGCGGGCGCTACGTGGAGTTCAACCTGGTTTACGACAGGGGCACCCTGTTCGGGCTGCAGTCCGGGGGCAGAACGGAATCGATCCTGATGTCGCTACCGCCCGTGGCGCACTGGCGCTACAACTGGAAGCCGGAAGAGGGAAGCGCGGAAGACGACCTGTACCAGAACTATCTGAAACCCAGGGACTGGCTGTAA
- a CDS encoding MlaC/ttg2D family ABC transporter substrate-binding protein, whose product MKFAKFSFGLTAWLGVWGVLLALASGLAGADEALLPPQIVIQHTADELQKNLQKPEYKKDFVKATHLVETIIDPHVDFDRVSMLILGKYWKTATPEQQVRFKKEFRMLLVRTYTTAFTEYANWTIRHRPMTLDASDKRVVVRTEILQAGAQPVAVDYRMANVKGDWKVYDVVIEGISLIQNYRTSFTNEVAQTGSLDQLIAEIAQRNKTALKEPLGNNAAGGKGAS is encoded by the coding sequence ATGAAATTTGCCAAGTTTTCGTTCGGATTGACGGCTTGGTTGGGCGTTTGGGGAGTGCTGCTCGCTCTGGCATCCGGGCTGGCTGGAGCCGACGAAGCCTTGCTGCCTCCGCAGATCGTGATTCAGCATACGGCGGACGAACTGCAGAAGAACCTGCAGAAGCCCGAGTACAAAAAGGACTTCGTCAAGGCCACGCACTTGGTGGAAACCATCATCGATCCCCACGTTGATTTCGATCGCGTTTCGATGCTGATCCTGGGCAAATACTGGAAGACCGCCACCCCTGAGCAGCAGGTGCGCTTCAAGAAAGAGTTCCGCATGCTGCTGGTCCGTACCTACACCACCGCATTTACCGAGTACGCAAACTGGACTATCCGTCACCGCCCGATGACGCTTGACGCATCGGACAAGCGTGTCGTGGTGCGCACCGAGATTCTGCAGGCGGGTGCGCAGCCGGTAGCCGTAGATTACCGCATGGCTAATGTGAAAGGCGACTGGAAGGTCTACGATGTGGTGATCGAGGGCATCAGCCTGATACAGAACTACCGCACCAGCTTCACCAACGAGGTGGCGCAGACCGGCTCGCTGGATCAGTTGATCGCCGAGATCGCCCAGCGCAACAAGACGGCGCTCAAGGAGCCTTTGGGCAATAATGCGGCAGGCGGCAAGGGCGCGTCCTGA
- the aroE gene encoding shikimate dehydrogenase gives MTQQAAQKDRYAVFGFPVAHSKSPRIHTLFAAQTGQALEYAALEVAAEQFPARAREFFAGGGKGLNCTVPLKELAWRFADLRSERAERAKAVNTLALRPDGTVFGDNTDGAGLLRDLTINLGLEIAGKSVLILGAGGATRGILQPLLRSGPDHLIIANRTPEKAKALAAEFGDLGEIESCGFDALAGQAFDLILNATAASLTGELPPLPSGILKNNGCCYDLAYAQGPTPFVRWGHDAGAAICMDGVGMLVEQAAEAFRIWRGIYPETAPVIALINRERGLSG, from the coding sequence ATGACCCAGCAAGCTGCACAAAAGGACCGTTACGCCGTCTTCGGATTTCCCGTCGCCCATAGCAAATCGCCGCGCATCCATACCCTGTTTGCGGCGCAGACCGGGCAAGCCCTTGAATACGCGGCACTGGAGGTGGCAGCGGAACAGTTTCCGGCACGCGCCCGCGAGTTTTTCGCCGGTGGCGGCAAAGGGCTGAACTGCACAGTGCCCCTGAAGGAACTGGCCTGGCGCTTCGCCGATCTACGCAGCGAACGCGCGGAGCGGGCCAAGGCGGTGAATACCCTGGCCCTGCGCCCTGACGGGACGGTATTTGGCGACAACACCGACGGTGCCGGCCTTCTGCGTGACCTGACCATCAACCTGGGCCTTGAGATCGCCGGCAAGTCCGTCCTGATCCTGGGCGCGGGCGGCGCCACCCGTGGCATTCTGCAGCCCTTGCTGCGATCCGGCCCAGACCACCTGATCATCGCCAATCGCACGCCTGAAAAAGCCAAGGCTCTGGCCGCCGAATTCGGCGACTTGGGTGAAATCGAATCCTGCGGATTCGATGCCCTGGCAGGCCAGGCGTTCGATCTGATCCTCAACGCCACCGCCGCCAGCCTGACGGGAGAGTTGCCGCCCCTGCCCTCGGGCATCCTCAAGAACAACGGCTGCTGCTACGACTTGGCCTATGCCCAGGGGCCCACGCCCTTCGTGCGCTGGGGCCATGACGCCGGCGCGGCGATCTGCATGGACGGCGTCGGCATGCTGGTGGAACAGGCGGCGGAGGCTTTCCGCATCTGGCGCGGCATCTACCCGGAAACCGCTCCAGTGATCGCGCTGATCAACCGGGAGCGCGGCCTTTCCGGCTGA
- a CDS encoding diguanylate cyclase: MREQSVAWEDRQLAVLVSGGVATLLWGSALTPNELIERADDALYAAKRRGRVLSRKGRAPG, encoded by the coding sequence GTGCGCGAACAGTCAGTGGCCTGGGAGGACAGGCAGCTCGCGGTGTTGGTCAGTGGTGGCGTGGCAACTCTCTTGTGGGGCAGCGCACTGACACCCAACGAACTGATCGAGCGGGCGGACGACGCACTCTACGCCGCCAAACGCCGCGGGCGCGTTCTCAGCCGGAAAGGCCGCGCTCCCGGTTGA